A single Brassica rapa cultivar Chiifu-401-42 chromosome A04, CAAS_Brap_v3.01, whole genome shotgun sequence DNA region contains:
- the LOC103864827 gene encoding transcription factor FER-LIKE IRON DEFICIENCY-INDUCED TRANSCRIPTION FACTOR, whose amino-acid sequence MDGRVNALSNLNDLEVYNFLVDPNFDQFINFIRGDDQAIENPPLDFDLGGRPLQNNSCFIDQNQFVPTPVVDLFNELPDLGSNVTESFHSFEGESVKPCGDDDDYNDGDDSSATTTNNDGSRKTKTDRSRTLISERRRRSRMKDKLYALRSLVPNITKMDKASIVGDAVLYVQELQSQAKKLKADIAGLEASLNSTGGYQEPAPDARKTQTFQSIKSPSKNIIEMDVIQVEEKGFYVRLVCNKGVGVAPSLYKSLESLRSFQVQNSNLSSPSPDRYLLTYALDGTCFEQSLNLPNLKLWITGSLLNQGFEFLKPFT is encoded by the exons ATGGACGGAAGAGTCAACGCTCTTTCAAACCTAAACGACCTAGAAGTATACAACTTCTTGGTCGATCCAAACTTCGATCAGTTCATTAATTTCATCAGAGGAGACGATCAAGCCATCGAAAACCCACCTCTCGACTTCGATCTTGGTGGTCGTCCTTTACAAAACAACTCATGTTTCATCGACCAGAACCAGTTTGTCCCAACACCTGTCGTTGACCTGTTCAACGAACTGCCTGACCTAGGTTCCAATGTCACCGAGTCGTTCCATAGCTTCGAGGGCGAGAGTGTCAAACCCTGCGGTGACGACGACGACTACAACGACGGAGATGATTCTTCGGCCACCACAACAAATAATGATGGAAGCCGTAAAACGAAGACGGATAGGTCGAGGACTTTGATCTCCGAGAGAAGGAGGAGAAGTCGTATGAAGGATAAGCTCTACGCATTGAGATCTCTTGTTCCCAACATTACTAAG ATGGATAAAGCATCCATTGTGGGAGATGCGGTGTTGTATGTTCAAGAATTGCAATCACAAGCCAAGAAACTGAAAGCCGATATCGCGGGCCTTGAAGCTTCTTTAAACTCTACTGGAGGGTACCAAGAACCTGCACCAGACGCTCGCAAGACTCAAACTTTTCAGAGTATTAAGTCTCCTTCCAAGAATATCATTGAG ATGGATGTTATTCAAGTGGAAGAGAAAGGATTCTATGTGAGGTTGGTGTGTAATAAAGGAGTAGGTGTTGCTCCATCACTCTACAAGTCTTTGGAGTCTCTTAGAAGCTTCCAAGTGCAAAACTCCAACCTAAGTTCTCCTTCTCCTGACAGATACCTTTTAACATATGCTTTAGAT GGGACATGTTTCGAACAGAGCTTGAACTTGCCTAACCTGAAGCTGTGGATCACTGGATCACTTCTAAACCAAGGCTTTGAATTCCTCAAACCATTCACTTGA
- the LOC103864851 gene encoding cation/H(+) antiporter 8 isoform X2, which yields MSSLCTYGLSFQFLKESNISSSYSPIFFLVTYLSKDFKFMEVMGNTTGPILGEPEADFRGETFAPPPGQAGTGDDTLGGDVNWIYDMAWYGEAVRKSDGFICEEHPAKLSSDGVWEKIIYKGEGLRIWQYRLPNLEIVILFVFFLWQFFNILFRKMGLKIPKFTSMMIAGLLLNVILTVSGDKSIIQELLFPKNKIDVPGCLGLFGFMIFWFLKGVKMNFKRILKAESKARVTGVAAVTFPIIVGLVIYMSVEKRTLLAKPYGPLLLMESLTSFSGIARLLRDLDMNHSALGRVALSAALISDMIGLFYMVMLVPISNPTFVSFGLLIEIGFYLAICFAVVRPIMFKIIKRKREGRPIDDKYIYGIIIMVCLACMYWYDLDQFPALGAFLLGLAIPNGPPIGSELVERLESFNFGLILPLFITSSMLRTDISAWKDCLTDHTKFAVASLIVLISLLKFSISMIIPYLYKMPLRDSVVLSLIMSHKGIIELSFYLFSYSAKVFTRDTFSILVLSIVLNSLIIPIAIGFIYDPSKQFLCYQKRNLAIMKNSGELKTLVCIHRPDHISSMINLLEASYQSEESPLTCYVLHLVELQGQDVPTLISHKVQKLGVGSGKKYSENVILSFEHFHRYVCSSISIDTFTCIANANHMQDDICWLALDKAVTLIILPFHRTWSLDRTSIVSDSEMIRFLNFNVLKQAPCSVGILIERHLVKKKQEFQENLKVCVIFVGGKDDREALAFAKRMARQENVTLTVLRLVASGKSKETTGWDQMLDTVELRECMRSSEPNDQPGTPKEEVSTIYLEQEIIDGADTSMLLRSMAFDYDLFIVGRTCGENHEATRGIENWCEFEELGVIGDFLASPDFPSKTSVLVVQQQRTVSQ from the exons ATGTCCTCCTTGTGTACATATGGTTTGTCTTTTCAATTTCTAAAGGAATCCAACATTTCTTCATCGTATTCCCCAATTTTTTTCCTTGTAACATATCTCTCAAAAGATTTTAAATTCATGGAAGTAATGGGAAATACGACGGGTCCAATTCTCGGGGAGCCGGAGGCGGATTTTAGGGGAGAGACATTTGCGCCGCCGCCAGGACAGGCAGGCACGGGGGATGATACTTTGGGGGGTGATGTAAATTGGATATATGATATGGCTTGGTATGGTGAAGCTGTAAGAAAAAGTGATGGATTTATATGCGAGGAGCATCCTGCCAAGTTGTCTTCTGATGGTGTTTGGGagaaaatcatttataaagGTGAGGGTCTTCGCATTTGGCAATATCGTCTTCCGAATCTAGAGATTGTCATATTGTTTGTGTTCTTCCTTTGGCAATTCTTCAACATCTTGTTCAGGAAAATGGGTCTTAAGATTCCCAAGTTCACCTCTATGATGATT GCGGGGTTACTCTTGAACGTTATACTTACTGTTTCGGGCGATAAGTCGATTATTCAAGAGTTATTGTtccctaaaaataaaatagatgttCCGGGATGCCTTGGATTATTTGGGTTCATGATATTTTGGTTCCTCAAGGGTGTTAAAATGAACTTCAAGAGAATCCTCAAGGCTGAATCAAAGGCAAGAGTAACTGGAGTGGCAGCGGTTACTTTCCCTATAATAGTTGGTCTCGTGATTTACATGTCAGTTGAGAAACGAACGCTCCTAGCCAAACCGTATGGTCCATTGTTGCTAATGGAGAGCCTCACGTCTTTTTCGGGAATCGCAAGGCTCTTGAGAGACCTTGACATGAACCACTCAGCTCTTGGTCGGGTGGCTTTATCCGCAGCCTTAATCTCAGATATGATCGGACTCTTCTACATGGTGATGCTGGTCCCTATTTCTAATCCAACGTTTGTTAGCTTTGGTTTACTTATAGAAATTGGTTTCTATCTCGCCATTTGTTTCGCTGTTGTGAGGCCCATCATGTTtaagataataaaaagaaaacgtgAAGGGAGACCCATCGACGACAAGTACATCTACGGGATTATCATCATGGTTTGTTTAGCGTGTATGTATTGGTACGATCTTGACCAGTTTCCTGCACTTGGAGCCTTCTTGCTTGGTCTCGCCATCCCCAATGGACCTCCTATTGGTTCTGAACTGGTTGAACGTCTAGAGAGCTTCAACTTTGGTCTTATATTGCCTCTCTTCATTACATCCAGTATGCTCAGGACTGATATCAGCGCTTGGAAAGATTGTTTAACCGACCACACTAAATTCGCGGTTGCATCTCTCATCGTACTCATCTCCTTGTTGAAGTTCTCTATCTCAATGATCATACCTTACCTCTATAAAATGCCACTGAGAGACTCTGTCGTTCTTTCCCTTATCATGTCCCATAAGGGTATCATCGAACTGAGTTTCTACCTATTCTCTTACTCCGCCAAG GTTTTCACTAGAGATACCTTCTCGATCCTAGTCTTGTCCATCGTCCTCAACTCGTTGATCATACCAATAGCGATCGGATTTATCTACGACCCCTCGAAGCAATTCTTGTGCTACCAAAAGAGAAACTTAGCAATTATGAAAAACTCTGGAGAGCTAAAGACTCTAGTATGCATCCATAGACCAGACCACATATCTTCCATGATCAACCTTCTAGAAGCTTCTTATCAATCCGAGGAGAGCCCTCTTACTTGCTACGTACTTCACCTCGTCGAGTTACAAGGTCAAGACGTTCCCACTTTGATCTCACACAAAGTCCAGAAACTTGGAGTCGGGTCGGGGAAAAAATATTCGGAAAACGTCATCCTCTCTTTCGAACATTTCCACCGTTACGTGTGCAGTTCCATTTCCATTGACACATTCACATGCATCGCGAACGCGAACCACATGCAAGATGATATTTGTTGGCTAGCTCTCGATAAAGCTGTCACGCTTATCATTCTCCCTTTCCACCGTACCTGGTCTCTCGACCGAACATCCATCGTCTCCGATAGTGAAATGATCCGGTTTCTCAATTTTAACGTCTTGAAACAAGCTCCTTGTTCTGTCGGCATCCTTATCGAACGACATCTCGTTAAGAAAAAACAAGAGTTCCAAGAAAACCTCAAG GTTTGTGTTATATTCGTGGGAGGAAAAGACGACAGGGAAGCATTGGCCTTCGCGAAGAGAATGGCTCGTCAAGAGAACGTGACACTTACCGTTCTACGCCTTGTAGCATCTGGAAAGAGCAAAGAAACGACAGGATGGGACCAAATGCTCGACACCGTGGAACTAAGAGAGTGTATGCGAAGCAGTGAACCAAATGATCAACCAGGAACGCCGAAAGAGGAAGTTTCCACAATTTACTTGGAACAAGAGATAATAGATGGAGCAGATACGTCAATGCTTCTACGTTCCATGGCATTTGATTACGACCTTTTCATTGTTGGAAGGACATGCGGTGAGAACCACGAGGCGACAAGAGGGATAGAGAATTGGTGTGAGTTTGAGGAGCTTGGAGTCATTGGTGATTTCCTGGCCTCCCCGGATTTCCCGAGCAAAACATCCGTGTTAGTAGTTCAACAACAACGAACGGTCAGCCAATAA
- the LOC103864851 gene encoding cation/H(+) antiporter 8 isoform X1, with product MSSLCTYGLSFQFLKESNISSSYSPIFFLVTYLSKDFKFMEVMGNTTGPILGEPEADFRGETFAPPPGQAGTGDDTLGGDVNWIYDMAWYGEAVRKSDGFICEEHPAKLSSDGVWEKIIYKGEGLRIWQYRLPNLEIVILFVFFLWQFFNILFRKMGLKIPKFTSMMIVSSTSPHYFVKFNNYLLLKTFLTIQFILCVLKAGLLLNVILTVSGDKSIIQELLFPKNKIDVPGCLGLFGFMIFWFLKGVKMNFKRILKAESKARVTGVAAVTFPIIVGLVIYMSVEKRTLLAKPYGPLLLMESLTSFSGIARLLRDLDMNHSALGRVALSAALISDMIGLFYMVMLVPISNPTFVSFGLLIEIGFYLAICFAVVRPIMFKIIKRKREGRPIDDKYIYGIIIMVCLACMYWYDLDQFPALGAFLLGLAIPNGPPIGSELVERLESFNFGLILPLFITSSMLRTDISAWKDCLTDHTKFAVASLIVLISLLKFSISMIIPYLYKMPLRDSVVLSLIMSHKGIIELSFYLFSYSAKVFTRDTFSILVLSIVLNSLIIPIAIGFIYDPSKQFLCYQKRNLAIMKNSGELKTLVCIHRPDHISSMINLLEASYQSEESPLTCYVLHLVELQGQDVPTLISHKVQKLGVGSGKKYSENVILSFEHFHRYVCSSISIDTFTCIANANHMQDDICWLALDKAVTLIILPFHRTWSLDRTSIVSDSEMIRFLNFNVLKQAPCSVGILIERHLVKKKQEFQENLKVCVIFVGGKDDREALAFAKRMARQENVTLTVLRLVASGKSKETTGWDQMLDTVELRECMRSSEPNDQPGTPKEEVSTIYLEQEIIDGADTSMLLRSMAFDYDLFIVGRTCGENHEATRGIENWCEFEELGVIGDFLASPDFPSKTSVLVVQQQRTVSQ from the exons ATGTCCTCCTTGTGTACATATGGTTTGTCTTTTCAATTTCTAAAGGAATCCAACATTTCTTCATCGTATTCCCCAATTTTTTTCCTTGTAACATATCTCTCAAAAGATTTTAAATTCATGGAAGTAATGGGAAATACGACGGGTCCAATTCTCGGGGAGCCGGAGGCGGATTTTAGGGGAGAGACATTTGCGCCGCCGCCAGGACAGGCAGGCACGGGGGATGATACTTTGGGGGGTGATGTAAATTGGATATATGATATGGCTTGGTATGGTGAAGCTGTAAGAAAAAGTGATGGATTTATATGCGAGGAGCATCCTGCCAAGTTGTCTTCTGATGGTGTTTGGGagaaaatcatttataaagGTGAGGGTCTTCGCATTTGGCAATATCGTCTTCCGAATCTAGAGATTGTCATATTGTTTGTGTTCTTCCTTTGGCAATTCTTCAACATCTTGTTCAGGAAAATGGGTCTTAAGATTCCCAAGTTCACCTCTATGATGATTGTGAGTTCTACTTCTCCtcattattttgtaaaatttaataattatctgCTCTTGAAAACATTCCTGACAATACAATTTATTCTGTGTGTGTTGAAGGCGGGGTTACTCTTGAACGTTATACTTACTGTTTCGGGCGATAAGTCGATTATTCAAGAGTTATTGTtccctaaaaataaaatagatgttCCGGGATGCCTTGGATTATTTGGGTTCATGATATTTTGGTTCCTCAAGGGTGTTAAAATGAACTTCAAGAGAATCCTCAAGGCTGAATCAAAGGCAAGAGTAACTGGAGTGGCAGCGGTTACTTTCCCTATAATAGTTGGTCTCGTGATTTACATGTCAGTTGAGAAACGAACGCTCCTAGCCAAACCGTATGGTCCATTGTTGCTAATGGAGAGCCTCACGTCTTTTTCGGGAATCGCAAGGCTCTTGAGAGACCTTGACATGAACCACTCAGCTCTTGGTCGGGTGGCTTTATCCGCAGCCTTAATCTCAGATATGATCGGACTCTTCTACATGGTGATGCTGGTCCCTATTTCTAATCCAACGTTTGTTAGCTTTGGTTTACTTATAGAAATTGGTTTCTATCTCGCCATTTGTTTCGCTGTTGTGAGGCCCATCATGTTtaagataataaaaagaaaacgtgAAGGGAGACCCATCGACGACAAGTACATCTACGGGATTATCATCATGGTTTGTTTAGCGTGTATGTATTGGTACGATCTTGACCAGTTTCCTGCACTTGGAGCCTTCTTGCTTGGTCTCGCCATCCCCAATGGACCTCCTATTGGTTCTGAACTGGTTGAACGTCTAGAGAGCTTCAACTTTGGTCTTATATTGCCTCTCTTCATTACATCCAGTATGCTCAGGACTGATATCAGCGCTTGGAAAGATTGTTTAACCGACCACACTAAATTCGCGGTTGCATCTCTCATCGTACTCATCTCCTTGTTGAAGTTCTCTATCTCAATGATCATACCTTACCTCTATAAAATGCCACTGAGAGACTCTGTCGTTCTTTCCCTTATCATGTCCCATAAGGGTATCATCGAACTGAGTTTCTACCTATTCTCTTACTCCGCCAAG GTTTTCACTAGAGATACCTTCTCGATCCTAGTCTTGTCCATCGTCCTCAACTCGTTGATCATACCAATAGCGATCGGATTTATCTACGACCCCTCGAAGCAATTCTTGTGCTACCAAAAGAGAAACTTAGCAATTATGAAAAACTCTGGAGAGCTAAAGACTCTAGTATGCATCCATAGACCAGACCACATATCTTCCATGATCAACCTTCTAGAAGCTTCTTATCAATCCGAGGAGAGCCCTCTTACTTGCTACGTACTTCACCTCGTCGAGTTACAAGGTCAAGACGTTCCCACTTTGATCTCACACAAAGTCCAGAAACTTGGAGTCGGGTCGGGGAAAAAATATTCGGAAAACGTCATCCTCTCTTTCGAACATTTCCACCGTTACGTGTGCAGTTCCATTTCCATTGACACATTCACATGCATCGCGAACGCGAACCACATGCAAGATGATATTTGTTGGCTAGCTCTCGATAAAGCTGTCACGCTTATCATTCTCCCTTTCCACCGTACCTGGTCTCTCGACCGAACATCCATCGTCTCCGATAGTGAAATGATCCGGTTTCTCAATTTTAACGTCTTGAAACAAGCTCCTTGTTCTGTCGGCATCCTTATCGAACGACATCTCGTTAAGAAAAAACAAGAGTTCCAAGAAAACCTCAAG GTTTGTGTTATATTCGTGGGAGGAAAAGACGACAGGGAAGCATTGGCCTTCGCGAAGAGAATGGCTCGTCAAGAGAACGTGACACTTACCGTTCTACGCCTTGTAGCATCTGGAAAGAGCAAAGAAACGACAGGATGGGACCAAATGCTCGACACCGTGGAACTAAGAGAGTGTATGCGAAGCAGTGAACCAAATGATCAACCAGGAACGCCGAAAGAGGAAGTTTCCACAATTTACTTGGAACAAGAGATAATAGATGGAGCAGATACGTCAATGCTTCTACGTTCCATGGCATTTGATTACGACCTTTTCATTGTTGGAAGGACATGCGGTGAGAACCACGAGGCGACAAGAGGGATAGAGAATTGGTGTGAGTTTGAGGAGCTTGGAGTCATTGGTGATTTCCTGGCCTCCCCGGATTTCCCGAGCAAAACATCCGTGTTAGTAGTTCAACAACAACGAACGGTCAGCCAATAA